One Opitutia bacterium DNA segment encodes these proteins:
- a CDS encoding PadR family transcriptional regulator: MSEPDRTELLQGTLDLLVLKTLATLGELHGFGIARRIEQVSGGSVLLNQGTIYPALVRLEEQGWIASEWGTSDNNRRARFYAITAAGRKQLKEEVANWQRVTALVDAVLAAES; encoded by the coding sequence ATGAGCGAGCCCGACCGCACCGAACTCCTGCAAGGCACCCTCGACCTCCTGGTCCTCAAGACGCTCGCCACGCTGGGCGAGCTGCACGGCTTCGGCATCGCGCGTCGCATCGAGCAGGTCTCCGGCGGCTCCGTGCTGCTCAATCAGGGCACAATCTATCCGGCGCTCGTGCGCCTCGAGGAGCAGGGCTGGATCGCCTCCGAGTGGGGCACGAGCGACAACAACCGCCGCGCGCGGTTCTACGCCATCACCGCGGCCGGCCGGAAACAGCTCAAGGAAGAGGTCGCCAACTGGCAGCGCGTCACCGCGCTCGTCGACGCCGTGCTCGCGGCGGAATCGTGA